The genome window CACTAGGACTGTTATCTTGAAGTCTAATAAAAACTCGTTCGGTATTTACCGTAACGTTAGTGTAGGTTGCTGGATTTGGGATAGGGTTCATTCCAGTTCCTGCTTCAGCGGCAGTATTGTGATAAGTAATGGTAAATGCACTGGCAGGTAAACCATTTAGGACTTCTGTTTCTGTAGAGGTCAAATCAAAAGTAGAGAAACCATCATTGTTATCGTCACAATTATTTAAATTCATAGGTCTTGTGGCACCAGCACCACTGGCAACTATTACATCAAAGAACCCGGTATCAAAACACAATCTAGAAATAGCATTTAAATTATTCGTAATCCTTGTGTATACGGTTGTAGTACCCAAAGGAAAATCATAAGGTAAAGTAATAGCCCCTACATTATTGTCTGCTTGATTCTGAGTTAAGAAATAAGCAACTAAATAGCTAGGGTTGGTTTGCATGTTGAGTACTTGAGGAGTTTCTACTACATCAAGATCTCTGCTTTCTATTCCATCTCCATCACTATCACATAGAAAAACGTCAGCCACCGTATTGGAAATAGGGTTGGAATAAATGGTAATATCTGAGGTTGCTGTAAATCTAAAGCCACCATTACGGACTATTAAGGTAACGGTATAAACTCCAGGAGCAGGAAAGGTATGGATGGGATTTAATACAGTACTAGTTGGGCTACCATCGCCAAAATTCCAAGTTACTGTTGAAGTAATACAGAAATCTGTCGTGGAGGCTTCAAATTGTACAGGAGTTTGATCACAAAAATTCACTTGATTGATGGAACCACCACTAGCACTTCCAGCAGGAAACGAACTAAAAGAAGGTTCAAAAAAGGAAGTGATAAAAGGAGGTAATCCTTCTCGAGAATTATTATTTAGAGCCACCCCATCATCAGTATAAGCAGCTCCAACGCCAACGACATCTGGGTTTCTTACAACTCCTAACCAGTTTTGACATACTCTGGCATGGTAAATTTTACCGTCGATTCCCAATTGTAAGGCACCTCGACCGCTATTTGCTCCTGTCGCAGCAAGTGCAAAAGGCGTAGAATTCCATCCACCACCACTATTGATGTTGTATTGAAGTATATCTCGTGTGTTAGTAGCTCCACAACCATTTCCAGTATCATTGGAATTAGCATTTAAATAAACTAATTGAGAATTTGGAGAAAACTCCGTGCCATAAAATCTATTACGAGTACCTGGAGTAGTTAAAGCAATAGGGTTACTAACGACCCCAGTAGAATTATTAAAATCAGCCAGCCATGCAGTTCCAGGATTACCAATGGATGTGTTGGAGATTTTACGAGCATTTGGTGATAATCGGATATAACCTCGGGCATCAGTTAAGCTATTCGTTCCTGCAACTGTTGAGTTCACACCTCTTGATGGAAGTATGATACCACCAGCAGCTGGGTAGGAACTGTACACCCCATTATCAAAAGTTACAATCCAATAAAAATTACCGTTATCGCTTAAGGCTGCAGTTACCTTTTCTTGGGTGTTTTGTTGAATAAGTATGTCTCGTCGGCCCGGCATAACATCTCCAAGGCCTCCATTTAAGTTCATATCAACAATACTATAACGCAGACCAGCTCCTGAGCCAATGGTGACTAAAAAATACCTGCTCGTGCTGCCTAAATCTGGAATGATAATAGCTGATTGAGCACTAGAGGAGTTTCCAGAGAGTCCTGTTCCATTAGGCATAGGAAGACCATTTCTATTCCAAACCGTGCTTCCATCAGAATACATTTGTAGATTTCCACAAGAATCGGAGATAGAGCTACAACCTTCATCCGTATCTAAGCTACCAGCAGGAGCTGCTAAAGGAGCACCAGAATTAAAATCTACACTTGCAGTAGTTCCAAAAAACCACCAAGCGGCTTCTAGCTGGGCGAAGGCTATTATCGGAATAAATAAGAAACTAAGGAGGAATAGTTTTTTCATGACTTTTGTTTTGGAGTCCTAAAATAAGCTATTTTAATGGATTCCACGTACTGAACAAAAAGCCGATAAATAGTCTATTTAAAAGAGTTTAGGGTATAGAATTGTTCATTTATAAGTTATCCTTGAATGATAAAAATCGCTGGTCTTTTATGAAGTTCTGGAATTTGCTTTTTCCAAAGGTCTACAGTTAGGGTTTTTATAAATTCTGTCGGTAAACTGATATCGCAAGCGATGCATATTTTTGTATTTCCAGATAAAGACAGCAGCAGCTCTTCTAACATTTTGTTATTTCTATAAGGTGTTTCTATAAAAGATTGGGATTGCTGGTTTTTTATAGAACTGCTTTCAAGTTCTTTTATTTTCTTACGTCGTTCTTGCTTATCTATAGGCAAGTATCCATTAAAAGCAAAATTCTGACCGTTCAATCCGCTGGACATCATGGCCATAAGAATGGAACTAGGGCCAACAAGTGGCTGTACTCGTATTCCTTTTTCATGGGCGATAGCAATAACATCGGCACCAGGGTCTGCTATTCCAGGAACACCTGCTTCACTCATAAGGCCCATGTTTTTACCTTCTAAGCAGGGTTGCAGAAAGGCTGGTAATTCACTTTGTTCGGTAAATTTATTGATGGTTGAAAATTGTAAAGAAGGTTGCGATTTAGAGGGGTAAATACTTTTTATAAACCGTCTTGCTGTTTTTTCATTTTCTACAATATAATGATCTACCATTCCAACTACTTTTTTTACAGACAGCGGCAACACCTCTAAAGGACTTATGTCTCCTAAGGTTACTGGTATCAGAAATAATTTACCTTTTTCTTCCATGGTTTGAATTCTTGGTTAGTTTTGAATAGTGGTCTAGATTTTGCTCCTTTGTTTCCGGTAGGAAATCAAATTGTTTATAAATCAATGACTTGGTGTACTCTTTTATGTCTTAAGTAACTGCTTATAATATGAGTCACTTGCTTATTTCCATCAATAGGAGTTAATAGGCTTTTGAGCATGGAAGTATTTGTCATTTGTATTCTCAGACTAACAAATGCATAGCCTATGACTTTTCCTTCTTCTATAAGAATGACGCTGCGCTCGCTTGCCTCACGACCTCGATCTACAATAATCTTACTTTTCCCTAAGATGCTATATTTCTCTTTTACTTCGGCAATAATAGTTTGAGGAGATTTATTTTCTTCTTCTTGTTTTTCTAAAAAGGTAGTTCCAGATTTTGAAGAGGAAAAGCTGAGTATATAATTAGGGTTCTTTACAGCAGACTTTACTTGAAGCGTTGGATGATCTTGCTCATCTACTTGAACATATAATCCATGTGAGAAATTAGTTCTTTTAATCTTACCGTTTAAAAAAGGCTCGTGCTTTCTAACTTCTATAAATTCCTTTAAAATGGAAATTAATTCATTTCCAGTTTTTTCAAAAGTGACATCGGTTACTTGCTTTTGAATTTCTTTAGATTTTTTATTAGAGCCGGTAAAGAGTTGGGTAACTTTCTTCTTTACATTTTTACTTTTCCCTATATAAATAATTTCTCTACTAGAGTTATAGATGTAAAATACTCCTGTAGTGTTGGGGATGCTGTCTAGTATTACTTTAAGATTGGGTTCTATTTTTAAAGGTTTAAAGTATTTTAAACTTTGAGAAATGATCTTTTTATCGACATCTTTTTGAAGTAATAATTTAAACAACTTCACGGTAGCAAGTGCATCACCTGTTGCTCTGTGCCTATCGGTAATAGGAATCCCTAATGCTTTACTGAGTTTGCCCAGATTAAAACTTTTTTGTTCTGGTAGGAGGCTCTGTGCTAATTCTACCGTGCAAAGTGTAGGGCGCATGTAATCAAAGCCTAACCGGTCAAATTCTAATCGCAACATGCGGTGATCAAAATCGGCATTGTGCGCAACTAGAGTGACCCCTTCTGTGATTTCTATAATTCTCCTTGCTACTTCATAGAATTTAGGAGCGCGTTTTAACATGGCGTTATTAATACCAGTAAGTTTTACCACAAAAGGTTGAATTTCTTTTTCTGGATTTACTAAGCTTGCAAACTGATCTACTATTTCATGACCGTCAAATTTATAGATGGCGACTTCAGTAATCCCCTCTTCATTATACTTTCCACCGGTGGTTTCTACATCTACTATTGCGTACAATTCTCCATTTTTAAAAGACCATTAGGTCTATATTATGATGCGTAAGCTAATAAAAAAAAGCCGTGTTATAAACACGGCTTTAGGTAATTTATGCAACGACTTATTAAATCTTTGCACCATAAATCTTGCTGTAAAGGTCTTGGTAGCGTGCTTTAATATTTCTGCGTTTTAATTTAAGAGTAGGAGTGAGGTGCTCTGCCTCGATGGTCCACTCCTCAGGAGTGAGCTCAAAGGTTTTGATACGTTCCCATTTCCCAAACTTCTGGTTGTGTTCTTCAATTTCTCGTTGATATCTTGCAATAACTCTTTCATTATTGCACAAATCTTTCCAATTTTCAAAAGCAATTCCTTTGTGTTTTGCCCAATCGGTAAGAAATTGAAAATTAGGCTGTATAAAAGCTGCAGGCATTTTCTCTCCTTCACCTATCACCATAATTTGTTCGATAAAACGACTTTGTTTCATCATGTTTTCTATGAGTTGTGGTGCTACATACTTCCCACCAGAAGTCTTAAACATTTCCTTTTTACGATCGGTAATTTTAAGAAAGCCTTCAGAATCAATTTCACCTATATCTCCCGTATGGAAATAACCATTTTCATCAATGGCTTGTTTTGTTTTTTCTTCATCCCTATAATAACCCATCATGCGTTGCGGACCATTAATCATGATTTCTCCGTCCTCAGCGATAATGACATCAGTATGTGCAAGCATTTTACCAACAGTACCTATTTTAAAACCACCATCTCTCATATCATTAACAGAAATTACGGGACTTGTTTCTGTAAGTCCATAACCTTCCATTACAGGAACTCCTGCAGCGTTAAATATCCTTGCTAATCTAGGCTGTAAAGCTGCACTACCACTGGCAATAGCTTTTAAGTTACCGCCTAGGGCTTCCTGCCATTTAGAAAAGATTAATTTTTTAGCCAGACCTAGTTTTTTCTCGTACCACCATCCGTTTGCTCCGTAAGGTTCCCATTCGAGACCTAGTTCTACCGCCCAAAAGAATAGTCTTTTCTTGATACCGGTAAGATCAGCTCCTTTAGCAATAATTTTATCATACACCTTTTCTAACAATCTAGGTACAGCGCTCATTACTTCAGGAGAGATTTCTTTTAGGTTTTCTGAAATGGTCTCAAGAGACTCTGCAAAATAAATTCCAGTTCCTGTATACGTATACATGTATTGAAGCATGCGCTCGTATATATGACAAACAGGTAAAAAACTTAAAGCTTTTGATCTGCCTAATTCTAGAGGTAACCTACCAGCACTGGTCATGGCGTTACTAGAAATATTTTTATGAGATAGCATAACACCTTTAGGACGTCCAGTTGTTCCAGAGGTATATATTAAGGTAGCGAGATCTTCTACCTCAATAGCAGCCATGATATCTTCTAGCGCTGCTTGATTGCTGTCGTCTTTTCCTAATTCTTTAATCTCTTTCCAGCTTTTACAGCCTTTGATGTCTTCAAAGGAATACACCTCTACTAAAGAAGCTACCTGGTCTTTAATTTTCATGACTTTATCATAAACCTCTTGATCAGAAACAAAAACATGTTTTGATTCACTGTGGTTCAAGACATAAGCATAATCTTCTTCAGAAATAGTAGGATAGATAGGTACATCCTGGGCTCCAGTTTGCATAATTCCTATATCCATAATATTCCACTCGGTTCTGTTGGTGGTAGAAATGATAGCTATTTTATCATTCTTTTGAACTCCTAATCTCAATAGACCTCTAGAGACGGCATTTGCCTGCTCCACAAAGGACTGCGTAGAAGTTTTTATCCATTCACCCTTTACTTTTGAAACTAGTGCATCTTCCCGGGGGAATGTTTCTAGCTGATAATGAGGGAAGTCAAAAAGTCTTTTATATTGCATGGTCGATTATTTCGTAATGGCAAAGTAGTGAAACATTGGGAATTTTCAAATGCTCTTTTTACGATAATTATAATTTTATGGGTCTCGCTTTCGCGAAAGCGTAATTTTTAACAGTCTTATTCATCAAAAAAGCCCATTCCTAGTTAAGAATGAGCTTTTATAACTTCTTGCCATTTTTGTTTAAAGTAGTTACATTAACGTATTCATTTTCATACGTCTACGTTGTTGGTTTGGTTTCTAAAGACCAATTCGTTTTCAAAAGCATCTACAAGAACAATACTATCTGCAGCTATTTTACCTGATAATATCTGTTTAGAGAGTTCGTTAAGAACCTCTTTTTGAATCACTCGTTTTACTGGTCTTGCTCCGTACTGAGGATCATAACCTTTCCTTGCCAGTAACTCAATAGCTTGCTCTGTTGCATCAATAACAATTCCTTGTCCTTGCAATAATTTAGTAATTCCTTTAAACTGTAAACTTACTATTTGCTTGATTTCATCTTCATTAAGAGGTGTAAACATCACAATATCATCAATACGGTTGATAAATTCGGGACGTACACGTTGCTTTAAAACAGTAAGAACTTCTTTTTTAGTGGTTTCGGTAAGGCTGGCGATATCTCCATCAAAATTATCAAAATTTTGCTGTATGATATCTGATCCCATATTAGAAGTCATGATAATAATCGTGTTTTTAAAATCTGCTACGCGACCTTTATTGTCTGTTAGTCTTCCTTCATCGAGTACTTGCAACAAGATATTGAACGTATCTGGATGGGCCTTTTCAATTTCGTCGAGTAATACCACGCTGTAAGGCTTTCTGCGTACCGCTTCTGTAAGTTGTCCACCTTCATCATAACCTACATATCCAGGAGGAGCACCTACTAATCTACTCACGCTATGACGTTCTTGATATTCACTCATATCAATACGCGTCATAGAATTCTCATCGTTAAAAAGAAACTCGGCTAGTGCTTTTGCAAGTTCTGTTTTACCAACTCCTGTCGTTCCTAAGAAAAGGAAAGAGCCCACTGGTTTTTTCTGATCTTGTAATCCAGCACGACTTCTTCTTACAGCGTCGCTTACTGCCTGTATAGCTTCTTTTTGTCCTACAACACGATGGTGAAGTTCGTCTTCTAGTTTTAAAAGTTTTTCACGGTCACTTTGAAGCATTTTAGTAACAGGAATTCCGGTCCATTTAGCAACTACTTCAGCGATGTCTTCATAGGTCACTTCTTCTTGGATCAAATTGTTAGAATTGTCGTTTGCTTCCATATCAGCAAGCAATTTGTCCAGTTCCTCTTGAGCTTGTTTAATTTTTCCGTAACGCAACTCTGCTACTTTTCCATAATCTCCATCGCGTTCGGCACGTTCGGCTTCGAGTTTAAAGTTCTCGATGTCTGTTTTTGCGCTTTGAATGTTATCGACTACGCTTTTTTCATTTTCCCATTGTGCGTTAAGTTCGTTGCGAGATTCTTTAAGATTAGCCAGTTCAGACCTCAGATTCTTTAGTTTGGTCTCGTCGTTTTCTCTTTTAATAGCTTCAAGTTCAATCTCTAACTGCATGATCTTACGATCGAGTACATCGAGTTCTTCAGGTTTTGAATTGATCTCCATACGTAACTTTGCCGCTGCCTCATCCATAAGGTCAATGGCTTTGTCTGGTAAAAATCTATTGGTAATGTAGCGTTGTGACAATTCTACGGCACCTATAATCGCTTCATCCTTTATTTGTACTTTATGATGTGTTTCATATTTATCTTTGATACCTCTTAAAATAGATATAGCACTTTCTGTATCTGGCTCATCAACCATTACTTTTTGAAATCGACGTTCCAAAGCTTTGTCTTTTTCAAAATATTTTTGGTATTCGTCTAAAGTAGTCGCGCCTATGGCTCTCAACTCGCCACGAGCAAGAGCAGGTTTTAAAATATTTGCGGCATCCATTGCGCCTTGACCGCCACCAGCTCCTACTAGCGTGTGGATTTCATCAATAAATAGAACAATGTCTCCATCGCTAGAGGTCACTTCCTTAATTACCGCTTTTAAACGCTCTTCAAACTCTCCTTTATATTTAGCTCCTGCAATAAGGGCTCCCATATCTAAAGAAAAAATTTGCTTGTCTTTAAGATTATCGGGAACATCACCAGCTACTATACGGTGTGCAAGGCCTTCGGCAATGGCAGTTTTACCAACACCAGGTTCTCCAACAAGTATAGGATTGTTTTTGGTGCGTCTGGAAAGGATTTGTAAAATGCGGCGTATTTCTTCATCACGACCTATCACAGGATCAAGCTTACCTTGATCTGCTAGCTGATTGAGGTTCTTTGCGTATTTATTGAGGCTGTTATAAGTTTCCTCGGCGCTTGGAGAAGAAACGTTAGTACCATTTCTTAATTCTTCAATAGCTGCCTCTAGATTTTTCTTTGAAATCCCTTGATCTTTTAACAGTTGAGCTGTTTTTGATTTTCCATCAAATATAGATAAGAGCAGGTGTTCAATACTTACGTATTCATCATTCATCTTTGTAGCAAGTGTCATTGCTGCATTGATAACTCTATTGGTTTCCCGAGACATTTGCAACTCGCCACCTTCTACTTTAGGTAAGGATTCAATCTGACTTTTAAGCAACTGTATCACCAGACCTAATTTTACATGAAGTTTTTTAAATAAAAAAGGCAACACATTTTCATCTACCATAGTTATAGCAAGAAATAGATGGGCGTTCTCAATTTGTTGTTGGCCGTATTCTTGTACCAATTGCTGCGCTTTTTGCAGCGCTTCTTGCGATTTTGTAGTCAGTTCATTAGTATTCATAATAGTAATTTTCTAAATTATTTCAATTGTTATACCCTTTATGTAAGTTGACAATAAGTCAGTTTAAACTACTTTTTTAACAGACATTATGTCGTGTTTATAAAAGCCTTAAGATTTTTACTTATCGGGACTGGATATATTTGTAATTTAGTACTTTATAGGTAATACTATTATTGATATTCCGCTTTCGCCATATGCCTGTCGGTAGGTAGGAAAACGAAACACAAAAAAAATGCTATGGGATTTATGGATAAGCTGTTTAAAACACAGCAAAATAATGCAAAGGAAGTACCAACTGGAATCCCTTGGGAGCCGCTAGAATCTGAGGATCAATTAGATAATGTGATCAACAATTCTACCTTAAAACCAAAGGTTATTTTTAAACACAGCACGAGATGTGGTATTTCTAGAATGGTCTTAAAGCAGTTTGAAAATGGTTTTGAAAAAAACGATGATGAAGTTACCTTTTATTTTCTCGATTTATTAAATTATAGAGAGGTAAGTGCTGCTGTTGCTAGTAAACTTAATGTGGTGCACCAGTCGCCACAAGTGATTATCTTATATAATAAAGAGATTTTACATACAGAATCTCATCAAGGTATTGATATCAAAAAAGTTCAACAAATTGTGACTAATAAAAAATAAATTATGCATCGTAATAAATACCTTTTAATCGCTGTAGTTTTTGTTTTATTCTCTTGTAAAACAAATGTTTTTACAGGTAAAAAAACTTTGAACTTTGTGTCTGATAGCACTTTGTTTCCAATGGCTTTTACTCAGTACAATCAGTTTCTGGGAGAAAACAAGGTAATTACAGGAACTACAGAGTCTGAAATGATTACTAGAGTTGGTCAGAAAATCAAGACAGCTGCTCAACGATGGTTGAATTCCATCGGTGAAGAAAAATACTTAGCTGATTATCAATGGGATTATAAATTAGTTCAAGATGAATCGGTAAACGCATGGTGTATGCCTGGCGGTAAAATTGTTTTTTACACAGGCATTTTACCTATTTGCCAAGGAGAAACAGGTGTAGCAATAGTGATGGGTCACGAAGTGGCTCATGCTTTAGCAAATCACGGCGCACAGCGCATGAGTGCTTCACAAGTACAAGCTTTAGGTGCTGTAGGAGTTGCTGTAGGTGGTCAAGTTGCTGGAGCAAGTCAAGAATCGCAACAGCTCATCAATCAAGCCTATGGGATAAGTTCTCAATTAGGAGGTATGTTGCCATTCTCCCGAGCACATGAAACAGAAGCAGATAAAATAGGTCTGTACCTTGCTG of Nonlabens sp. Ci31 contains these proteins:
- a CDS encoding SAM-dependent methyltransferase, producing the protein MEEKGKLFLIPVTLGDISPLEVLPLSVKKVVGMVDHYIVENEKTARRFIKSIYPSKSQPSLQFSTINKFTEQSELPAFLQPCLEGKNMGLMSEAGVPGIADPGADVIAIAHEKGIRVQPLVGPSSILMAMMSSGLNGQNFAFNGYLPIDKQERRKKIKELESSSIKNQQSQSFIETPYRNNKMLEELLLSLSGNTKICIACDISLPTEFIKTLTVDLWKKQIPELHKRPAIFIIQG
- a CDS encoding exonuclease domain-containing protein, which gives rise to MYAIVDVETTGGKYNEEGITEVAIYKFDGHEIVDQFASLVNPEKEIQPFVVKLTGINNAMLKRAPKFYEVARRIIEITEGVTLVAHNADFDHRMLRLEFDRLGFDYMRPTLCTVELAQSLLPEQKSFNLGKLSKALGIPITDRHRATGDALATVKLFKLLLQKDVDKKIISQSLKYFKPLKIEPNLKVILDSIPNTTGVFYIYNSSREIIYIGKSKNVKKKVTQLFTGSNKKSKEIQKQVTDVTFEKTGNELISILKEFIEVRKHEPFLNGKIKRTNFSHGLYVQVDEQDHPTLQVKSAVKNPNYILSFSSSKSGTTFLEKQEEENKSPQTIIAEVKEKYSILGKSKIIVDRGREASERSVILIEEGKVIGYAFVSLRIQMTNTSMLKSLLTPIDGNKQVTHIISSYLRHKRVHQVIDL
- a CDS encoding AMP-dependent synthetase/ligase, with amino-acid sequence MQYKRLFDFPHYQLETFPREDALVSKVKGEWIKTSTQSFVEQANAVSRGLLRLGVQKNDKIAIISTTNRTEWNIMDIGIMQTGAQDVPIYPTISEEDYAYVLNHSESKHVFVSDQEVYDKVMKIKDQVASLVEVYSFEDIKGCKSWKEIKELGKDDSNQAALEDIMAAIEVEDLATLIYTSGTTGRPKGVMLSHKNISSNAMTSAGRLPLELGRSKALSFLPVCHIYERMLQYMYTYTGTGIYFAESLETISENLKEISPEVMSAVPRLLEKVYDKIIAKGADLTGIKKRLFFWAVELGLEWEPYGANGWWYEKKLGLAKKLIFSKWQEALGGNLKAIASGSAALQPRLARIFNAAGVPVMEGYGLTETSPVISVNDMRDGGFKIGTVGKMLAHTDVIIAEDGEIMINGPQRMMGYYRDEEKTKQAIDENGYFHTGDIGEIDSEGFLKITDRKKEMFKTSGGKYVAPQLIENMMKQSRFIEQIMVIGEGEKMPAAFIQPNFQFLTDWAKHKGIAFENWKDLCNNERVIARYQREIEEHNQKFGKWERIKTFELTPEEWTIEAEHLTPTLKLKRRNIKARYQDLYSKIYGAKI
- the clpB gene encoding ATP-dependent chaperone ClpB, which gives rise to MNTNELTTKSQEALQKAQQLVQEYGQQQIENAHLFLAITMVDENVLPFLFKKLHVKLGLVIQLLKSQIESLPKVEGGELQMSRETNRVINAAMTLATKMNDEYVSIEHLLLSIFDGKSKTAQLLKDQGISKKNLEAAIEELRNGTNVSSPSAEETYNSLNKYAKNLNQLADQGKLDPVIGRDEEIRRILQILSRRTKNNPILVGEPGVGKTAIAEGLAHRIVAGDVPDNLKDKQIFSLDMGALIAGAKYKGEFEERLKAVIKEVTSSDGDIVLFIDEIHTLVGAGGGQGAMDAANILKPALARGELRAIGATTLDEYQKYFEKDKALERRFQKVMVDEPDTESAISILRGIKDKYETHHKVQIKDEAIIGAVELSQRYITNRFLPDKAIDLMDEAAAKLRMEINSKPEELDVLDRKIMQLEIELEAIKRENDETKLKNLRSELANLKESRNELNAQWENEKSVVDNIQSAKTDIENFKLEAERAERDGDYGKVAELRYGKIKQAQEELDKLLADMEANDNSNNLIQEEVTYEDIAEVVAKWTGIPVTKMLQSDREKLLKLEDELHHRVVGQKEAIQAVSDAVRRSRAGLQDQKKPVGSFLFLGTTGVGKTELAKALAEFLFNDENSMTRIDMSEYQERHSVSRLVGAPPGYVGYDEGGQLTEAVRRKPYSVVLLDEIEKAHPDTFNILLQVLDEGRLTDNKGRVADFKNTIIIMTSNMGSDIIQQNFDNFDGDIASLTETTKKEVLTVLKQRVRPEFINRIDDIVMFTPLNEDEIKQIVSLQFKGITKLLQGQGIVIDATEQAIELLARKGYDPQYGARPVKRVIQKEVLNELSKQILSGKIAADSIVLVDAFENELVFRNQTNNVDV
- the ytxJ gene encoding bacillithiol system redox-active protein YtxJ, yielding MGFMDKLFKTQQNNAKEVPTGIPWEPLESEDQLDNVINNSTLKPKVIFKHSTRCGISRMVLKQFENGFEKNDDEVTFYFLDLLNYREVSAAVASKLNVVHQSPQVIILYNKEILHTESHQGIDIKKVQQIVTNKK
- a CDS encoding M48 family metallopeptidase, which encodes MHRNKYLLIAVVFVLFSCKTNVFTGKKTLNFVSDSTLFPMAFTQYNQFLGENKVITGTTESEMITRVGQKIKTAAQRWLNSIGEEKYLADYQWDYKLVQDESVNAWCMPGGKIVFYTGILPICQGETGVAIVMGHEVAHALANHGAQRMSASQVQALGAVGVAVGGQVAGASQESQQLINQAYGISSQLGGMLPFSRAHETEADKIGLYLAAIAGYNPEEGALLWARMKANSDGQAPPEFLSTHPSNDSRIANLKALAPQAKAEAAKYGVTSFQ